AACGCTGGCCTACAGGCTGCTAACTACGCAGTAAGCTATGGGACGGAACGCACCATCGCGGTGAATGTTATCGGGACATTCCTGCTCGCGGTGCAACTTGTACCGAAACTAAAAGAGACAGCGAGGGTATACAGGACAACACCGCATATGACATTCGTTGGGTCGGAGCTGTATGGTTTTGCGACTTATCCAGAGGAGCATGGGGATGATCTGTTTGGGTGGTTTGGGGAGAGGAGGCATGGTTCGTATATGATGAATCAGTACGTCTATATATCCCTACTCTTACATAGAAGGGCTTTCTAGCTAACATGAAAGGACCAGGTACAATCTCTCCAAACTGCTCCTTCTATACGGGGTCATCCAACTGTCCCAACTCGTCGACAAGTCGGAACCCTCAACGCCCGTCATGATAAACTCTCTCGACCCGTGCTTCTGCAAGACGAATCTCCCGGGTGAAATGTCCGGCGCGCTTGGAGTGTTTTTCAAACCATTTGAATTGCTCTTTGCCCGCTCGGCGGAAGAGGGATCGAGACTTATCGTCATGGCGGCTGCGGGTGGGCAAGAGAGCCATGGGCGATATTTCCGTTCGGCGGAGTTGAAGCCCTATGTCCCATTTGTGTCGAGTGACGACGGcgtgaagaggagggagtaTGTTTGGGATCAGCTGTGTAGGAGGTTGGAGGGCTTGCAGCCGGGGATCATGGGCAAGTTGGGTGGTATCTGATTCTCATTACGGAGTCTGAGGTCTAAATTTGTCCTCATATTGGCCGTCAGGATATGATGAAATAATAAACCATATACTTATATTCATGTAAATCATAACGAGTGACTACTTCGGAGCTATCGCAGAGCATCCAACTATTTGAGCTACCCAACTTCCATATTCCCCCTTCGAGACAGTTCACACTCAATCAAGAATAGGCAGTAATACCACGGTTAATCTCGGTAACAATCCCCTCCGCCAACTCAGCAGCAatatcctgcagcgcctcAGGAACCTTAGGAGTAACAGCATCACGGAGCGCCTCAGCAGCGGTCTTCTGCGCCTGAAGCGAGGACAGGACATCAGCCGAAAGCTCATCGCTATCAAAGTTCGGCTTCGCATCAATCACAGCATCCACAAGGCTGCCGACGTCACCGGTGAGGGTTTCAATGGGCGAAACGAGCGCGAGGGCGTCGGAGTTGCTGAGAGGGTCGAAGCCGCTGACGCTGGTCGCTCCGTCGTTGATCACGTCGACGAGGGTGTTTGCGGCATCCTGGACGTCGGTTCCCGGGGTTGAGCCCCCAACGTAGGAGGCGACGCTGTCGGAGACTGCACCGACTTGGGTGCTGATCTTGTCGAAGACGCCTGTGTAGTCGGCGAGGGCGCGCTTCTGTTTGGGGATGGGCTCAGCGAAGGCGCTGAAGGCGAGAGTGAGGGTAAGGAGGCCTgtgagcttcattttgaatAGATGGTTGGATGGTATGGAATAGAATTGTTAAACTGGGGAGTATCTTGGGGTTGGTGAGATGTATGGTCGAAGGCCGGGAGTTTGGCCCTTTTTATGTCTCGCAGAACATTGCGACTGAAAAGGCAGCCTCGGTCGATCGTACCTTCTGTGCTTATGCTGAAGGTCCTAGACATGTGCCTGGGTCTAGACAGGTCAGATGAGACGGAGATGAAGCAGGGGTAGTTGGTGTTTAGTTGCAAAGATCCCTGCCAGGTCGCCCTTCCCCGCAAGATGAGAACAATGGCGTCGATTCTTCACAATATTAGGGCGCCACGGGGCGGGCTTCATGGGGAATATCCTGCACGGTCGACCAGGACAATATCCACTGTCTAATCCTAATTGCTCGTTGTAGCGGGCTATAAATTCGATATCCTGGGGTCCCCGTATACTGGAAGTGCGGCCGAGGATGCTGACGATCACAGGTCTCGACCGACGATCAGGCTATGATCGCACCTCGAGTTGCCCGTTCCTGGTTTCAAGGACTTGCTGCTTATCTGTGCTCCAGGCGATCATTCTAGGGCTGGACATCGCTGTTTGCATGGGGAGATGCCGGCCAGCAACAGACTGTTCGACGATTCGTTTCCATACAGAGTCAAATACTCGCCGGAACGCGTCATCATCGACCAAATATCGTAATAGAAAGCAACCCAAATCATGCCTCGTTGGCGCCCTTGGCGTGATAGTGATAGTTTAGACTCCGGGGCAGACTTGCGGAATTGGCTAATCGCCTGGGGCCCGAAGAAAGGCACGGATGCTACTTTGCCTCGCAAATCCACCAATAGGTTCTTTCCCTACATTCAATGCGGACAATTCGACACGTTACTTTGCAGGGGCTTGGGACATCTGCATTCGTTGGAAGGCTGTTCTTGGGATGGCCTCGGCAAAGTTACATTTGCCAACACCATGTATCCGTGACAAGACTGAAACGAGCTCGACGCCATGTAATTGGCGATGCCAAGCCTATTCAATGGCGAATTTGTTCGTCTTAGGTGCGGGGTGGCTTGTTAGTCCTCTTTTAGCCTACTGCCAGGAGCACTCTATACTAGGGTTAGCTGGCGTGTTCAGCACGTCAGATACTACATTATGCAATGGTATCTGAGAATGATGGAGACATATGTTATCTCCACCAAGTACGCCATTTAGTATGGCCCATATAACAACGGGACGTAGGACACGGACTGAAATGGCTGGGAGTCGTCCCAGAATCACCTTTGTATATTATCCATGGGGTTGGCTGATCAAGGAGCAAAGTACGCTCTCGGAAGAGGACGCTCCATCACAAACGTTTTCATAAGTGATGGACGGATGATTTGCTGTGGAATTTTGGGGGATCACGATAAATCCCACTTTGTAAGCAATAGAGACTGCATGTCCGACTAAGTAGACCCGTCCCTTAGGTTCGTGGACCTTCTGTGAAATAAAGGCCATGAGCTTCAAGGACTGTGTCGGTACAATGTATTAACATGTCCCGATGTGCTTTACATGCTACGGAATGACTAGTCATATAACCCGCACGCCCAGAAAGTCCGACATGGTGAGAGGGAGGGTGAGCTATGCCTCACAATCCATTCTTTTCCGCGCcttttgatttcttcccAAAACCACCTCACTCAAATCTCCGACAGGTAACGCAAAAGGAAAGTCGATCGACTCCAGCATTTGGGCCACAAAGATGTACCATATCGGAATGCAGAGTATGAAATTACATGCACCCGCAGCCTTGAAGCGAGGAGTTAGCCTAATCTTTCGCATAAAGAGTTAAAGGCACCCTGTCTATCACATACCACTTCTACCTTGGCTGCCAAGGCCTCTTGTCCGAGGGCAGTGGTGAAATGCACTGCTGCATAGAGATTATATGCCACTGTCAGGAATAATAGCGCGAGGAACAGGCACACGTTTGTTCGAATGGAACAGATGAGAAAGACGAAAGTAACCACACTCAGAATAACGTAGTATAGACCTTTTAATAATGTGTTAGCCCAGCCTTTCAGCTTATTCGCTTTGGTGCAGTACTTGCCCGACGTTGCATGGAATCCTGATGTTTCCATACCCTCAAAGCCGTTACCTGTAGAGGAGTATTGGGCACCCACGGCAAAGAATGGCATCAAGGAGGCACCATATGCCAGCCAGAATGATCCTGTTACATATGCATCAATACCTCACTTCTAAGTCACAGGATAGCAAGTTTTACCGTATGTGAAAAATACCGCACAGGAGAAGGTATTCCCTATTATCCACTCTCCAATTGCACCGATGATCTGGGTCATCCCACCGAAAGCGATATACGCCGGGCTAGATTTGGACTATTAATCGAGATCTGGACATCTCTACCTGGCTTGACCTTACAGGATGGCCcctccatcaccaccagcgccTCTCCAGCCCATGTGGAGCATTGCATTAGGCGTTGCAGATACCAAGAACCCCATTAGTGAGATTGGGGTTGGGTTTCCAAATGTCTGCCGCAGCCTTCCTGCAATGGGCATCTTAGGAGTCAGGTAGAGCTTCTCAAACGTATCCCGGGGAATAGGGACCATGATGCTATCCTTGGTTGGCATGTGAGAAAGGACCTCCGTTTCCCCTTCTATTGGCGTATTCGTGGGCTTTGTAGACATGTTCTCAAGTTAATATCTTAGATGttggagagaaagaatagATTTTGGTCCGGATGTCTGgttttttctgtttttgaTGGGAAGATATCAACCAATTTATAACAATAATGCGGGGAAACCATGAATTTATTTACCCCAAGTTCTATTCATCACTGTGAATAAGCTCCGCGGAGTTATCAATCCTTGTCTCGGGTTTCAGTAAGCTGTCATACTAGATATACTTTAGCAATACGTTCGCGGGAGTCCTTTTGGTTGGTACAGTGCGTTAAGATTAGCTATCGCTGCGGTGCTATGCTACAAAGGATAATAAGTGGGTTTCCTTATCTCAAGCCCCGGTATATAGATAAACGAAATTGTATTTATCGTGTCAGGTGGTTGATATGATATTGACTTTGTTAAATGGCCGAGTCTTAGCCCTGGTTCCCGCAATACCCGCCATTCCGACGCTATCTGTCTTGTGATTACAGCTCGGGTTTCTAAGGCGGAGCAGTAATAGATAGCGAATGGTAAAGAGCGGGAAGTCAGGAATATTCAGCAGGCTGGGGTGATCCCAGTCAGAGGTTCCGTACCGGAAATAGACGCGGAAGCCTCATTTTGATACTAGATACAAGACAAGACAGTATCACATCAACGAACCATCAAGAATCAAAACATTGTAGTACACCAAAACCCAAATATTGATTTATTCAACCATTCCAGGAAGTTAGATACTATAATGATCTGAAAAGATATATGCTCCAGGATCCCTCAGCTATGCTCTTCACAGCGTTGGGCACAACGCATTGAATGCAGCTTTATAGATGAGACGGCATAGCAACTTGCTTGTCAGTATCAGTGTTCTCTCGGCGCCAAAGACTAGTCACAGTTTTCTGCTGGGTGTAGAAAGCCAGCCCAGGCTTTCCATAGAATGTATTTGCTCCCCCACCCGCGACGCTCTTCTTATTTCCAGTGAAGGAGAACATAGGAAGTGGGACCGGGATTGGAACATTGATACCGACCTGTCCTGCCTCAATATTCTTTTGGAAACAGGCAGCGGAGACCCCGGACTTGGTGAAGACACTCACCCCATTGCCATACTCATTTGCGTTGACAAGCTGGATGGCTTCTTCGAGGGTCTTCACAGAAAGGCAAACCAGAACAGGGCCGAATATCTCTTCTCTGTAACATTCCATATTTGTTGTGACATTGGTTAGAATCGTAGGTGCCACCTGGAGAGAGTTAGCAACGCAACCAACAGAAGCATAAGGAACGTACGAAGTTTCCATTGGGGTAGTTCTCTGATTTGTACCCTCGGCCGTCCAAAGCAATAGTGGCACCCTCACGTCCACCACTCGCGATGAGCGATTCAATCTTCGCCTTGCGTTCAGGGCTGATCACCGGACCGACGTCGACATTCTTCTCAAAGCCAGCAGACACCACCAGACCTCGTGCCTTTTCAATCAGAGCAGGGATATAATCAGCGTCGTCGCCGACTACAACAAGTACACTCAGCGCCATACACCGCTGCCCTGCGGCCCCGAATGCAGCACCGACGATAGCGTCCAGAGCGGCGTTCTTGTCTGCATCTGGCAGAAGCACAGCATGGATTTTCGCACCGAGATTGGTTTGCACCCGCTTTCCATTGGCTGAGCCTCTAGAGTAGATATACTCTCCAGCACGATTGCTACCAACGAAACTAATTGCGCGAATGGCAGGCTCATCAAGAATGAAGTTCACAGTGTCCACAGACCCATGGATTATATTCAAAACACCCTTGGGGAAACCTGCCGCTCTCGCAAGTTCAGCAAGAATCAAAGCAGCACCGGGATCTCTTTCAGATGGCTTCAAAACCATCATATTCCCGGTCACAACAGCAATCGGAATACACCAGAGGGGAATCATAGCAGGGAAATTGAATGGACAAatagcagcaacaacaccaagagGTTCTCGGTAACTTCTGGTCTCCGTATCTCGAGCAACTTCGAGGACCTCTCCTGGAAGCTGAGTGGTAATACCACAAGCTGTTTCAGCTACTTGAAGTCCACGGAGGACGTCCCCTCGAGCATCCTTGAAGGTTTTGCCTTGCTCCAGTGTGATCGATGCAGCAAGGCGGTCCCAGTTTTCTTTGATGAGATGCGTAAAGCGAAACATTATCTGCTGTCGGGCAATAATACTGGTTGTCCGCCATGCCGGAAATGCATTCTGAGCGGAGGTAACTGCTGCAGCGAGTTCCTCTGGTGTGGACTGGGGGACGCGCGTGACGAGATTGTTCGTTGCCGGATCATGGACTGGAATCCACGTGGTAGTCTGGGAGGACCGGAACTCGTTATCAATGAAGTTGGGCGTATCGGCAGGAGACTCGATACGGTCATGGTTCATTTGCACTGTTGGGCCTGTTGAAGCAGTGCCTGCATTGGACGCCATTTCGACTGGGAAGATCTGAACGGGATAGGAAGTCGAGACTGATACTCTTCCTTCAAACACAATTAAGTGTAAAGTGGTATTTAAGTGTTGTATATGTTGAGAGTACAGAACATGGCAGGACGCAGTTGCTGGACTGTGTCGTCCCAACGGGTATTGCGGGCCGCTTCTATCAACTAGGGCTACGTAAGGCCGACAGCGAAATGCTATCAATAATGCCAACCTCCGCAATATCCTCCACGTCTTACACCCCACTGCCCCGGTCCTTTCTCGTCGGCTCTTCCGGGGTTGGAAATTGGACGGGTATTGCGGAGGGCGTATCCAACATTGCTTTCGTTCTCCTTATCGTGGCTACTCAGCAATGGAATCTGGGGGTTAAGAGAGTAGTGATCTGCGGGGAAGATCTTTTTGGACCCGCCCTGGCTTGCATTTGGTTATTCTTGCAATTGGAACTATTTACAGTCCGTATAACACCACTTTCTTGATCTTGGAATTTCACTTCCAGAGGGCCGAAACActttcctcatcttcaaacATCCCTTGCATGATGACAAAAATGTCCCCTCTCGACAGCCTACCGACCAAAATTGCTGCCGACTACCCTTGGGTAGCGTCTCCACTCATAGTGTCGGCGCCCATGGCCAAAGTCGCCATGCCCAAACTCGCCGTGGCTGTTTCCAAGGCAGGTGGTCTGGGCTTTATTGCCGCAGGGTATCACAGCGACCACCTTGAAGACCTACTAGAAGAAGCCGATGATCTACATCAAGACGGCCAAGCCGACACTCCGGCAGAGATTGAGGCCGGCGTCCCAAAGTTCTTACCTGTCGGCGTGGGGTTTATAACCTGGAGTGCGTCTCTGGAAAAGGCTCTCCCGTCTTTTTCCAGATACTGCCCTGCTGCTATTTGGCTGTTTGCTCCTCCAAACGGCTTTCAGGATCTTATTCCCTGGACAACCAAGATCAGAGAGGTCACCGCATTGCGAACCAAGATCTGGGTTCAAGTCGGCTCTGTGGCCGATGCTGTTGCGGTAGTCAACGCCATCGACCCGGATGTCATTGTCGTCCAGGGCCTGGATGCCGGTGGACATTCACTCGCTCGCGGAGCGAGCATTGTCTCCCTTGTGCCGGAAATCAACGACAAGCTTCAACAACTCCGTCCCTACCCCCAGAAGCGAGCCCATGTCATGGCTGCGGGCGGAATCGCCGACAGTCGCGGCGTCGTCGCAGCTATGGCTCTGGGTGCTGAAGGGTGCGTGCTTGGAACACGGTTTCTCGCTAGTCCTGAATCTATGGTCGCTCATGGCTATCAAAAGGCCATTCTAGATGCCTCGGATGGAGGCATATCCACAGTTCGAACAACGATATACGACAAGGTGCGCGACATTCATGGCTGGCCAGAGGGCTATGATGGCCGTGGTTTGATCAACTGTACCTACCTTGATGACCTGGGCGGCCTTAGTGAGGTCAAAAACCGCGAGCTCTATCGTGAAGAGTTGAATCGGGGATATGGAGGCTACGGTCCTAAGGGGAGACTGACCACATATGCTGGGACCGGGGTTGGACTCATCAGAGAAATAATGCCCGCTGGGGATATTGTGAAGTCCATGCGTGAAGGTGCTCGAAAAATCCTGAATTGGCAACATAAGCCCAAACTTTAGAcctagaaataatatatgtCTGCCAATTAGGCATCTACATTGCTCTATATTATTCAGTTGGTATTTTCTGttttataatttctatatataactgaGATCCTCCTACTTCACCACCAGGGACCTGCAAGTGGCTTGGATTTGTAAGATACAAACAACATAGCTGAAAGTCCTTATGTGCGCGGAGAAACACGACTTGAACAGGTGTAGCAGCGGAAGTGCCTCATAATCCGCATATCGGAGTATTCAGTTCGTGACGAAAGTCTGGAGAAATCTAGCCGCCACATCCGCAATACCCAACACGTAGATGGCAACGCAAGAAAACCCCCAATCAGATACTCCTGCACGGTTACAAATGTGTCTGGGGCTTTGATTCAACGAAGCCACCTACGCCAAAAAGCTCCGCCTTGATCCTGGATGAATCTACTCCTTCGCTGGTCAAGGAGCGCCTAACTGCGTCCAGAAATGGGGACGGTCCGCATATGTAGTATTTCGTATGCGCCTCATTCAAGAAGAGATCCCGATGCGTGTGGAGACGTTGCAGGTTAAGCCGACCAATATGATGGTAATCGGTACCAGCTTTGTCGCTTGCTTCAGGGGCTTCGATGAAGAACGTTGCATTGAAGTTGGTGTTTGCGCGACTGATCTCCATGATTTCTTCGTAAAAAGCCCGAGCAGTCGTAGTTCTCGCGGCGTAAATGAGGTGAACAGGACGCTTCGTTGCGGATGAGCTGGACGAGAGAAACTTCGACA
The nucleotide sequence above comes from Aspergillus puulaauensis MK2 DNA, chromosome 3, nearly complete sequence. Encoded proteins:
- a CDS encoding uncharacterized protein (COG:Q;~EggNog:ENOG410PNK2;~InterPro:IPR036291,IPR002347;~PFAM:PF08659,PF00106,PF13561;~go_process: GO:0055114 - oxidation-reduction process [Evidence IEA]) produces the protein MPSLANFLYTQLFLQIPIPTTPFTSKTVLITGASSGLGKETAKHIARLGATKIILGCRSISKGEAAAAEIHSAVHCSADIFEVWQLDLESPDSVKSFVDRANKLPRLDFVINNAGLQAANYAVSYGTERTIAVNVIGTFLLAVQLVPKLKETARVYRTTPHMTFVGSELYGFATYPEEHGDDLFGWFGERRHGSYMMNQYNLSKLLLLYGVIQLSQLVDKSEPSTPVMINSLDPCFCKTNLPGEMSGALGVFFKPFELLFARSAEEGSRLIVMAAAGGQESHGRYFRSAELKPYVPFVSSDDGVKRREYVWDQLCRRLEGLQPGIMGKLGGI
- a CDS encoding cell wall mannoprotein 1 family protein (COG:S;~EggNog:ENOG410PRQK;~InterPro:IPR021054;~PFAM:PF12296;~SECRETED:SignalP(1-17)), which gives rise to MKLTGLLTLTLAFSAFAEPIPKQKRALADYTGVFDKISTQVGAVSDSVASYVGGSTPGTDVQDAANTLVDVINDGATSVSGFDPLSNSDALALVSPIETLTGDVGSLVDAVIDAKPNFDSDELSADVLSSLQAQKTAAEALRDAVTPKVPEALQDIAAELAEGIVTEINRGITAYS
- a CDS encoding uncharacterized protein (COG:S;~EggNog:ENOG410PNV9), yielding MSTKPTNTPIEGETEVLSHMPTKDSIMVPIPRDTFEKLYLTPKMPIAGRLRQTFGNPTPISLMGFLVSATPNAMLHMGWRGAGGDGGAIL
- a CDS encoding CoA-acylating methylmalonate-semialdehyde dehydrogenase (COG:C;~EggNog:ENOG410PFAG;~InterPro:IPR015590,IPR010061,IPR016160,IPR016161, IPR016162,IPR016163;~PFAM:PF00171;~go_function: GO:0004491 - methylmalonate-semialdehyde dehydrogenase (acylating) activity [Evidence IEA];~go_function: GO:0016491 - oxidoreductase activity [Evidence IEA];~go_function: GO:0016620 - oxidoreductase activity, acting on the aldehyde or oxo group of donors, NAD or NADP as acceptor [Evidence IEA];~go_process: GO:0055114 - oxidation-reduction process [Evidence IEA]), with the protein product MASNAGTASTGPTVQMNHDRIESPADTPNFIDNEFRSSQTTTWIPVHDPATNNLVTRVPQSTPEELAAAVTSAQNAFPAWRTTSIIARQQIMFRFTHLIKENWDRLAASITLEQGKTFKDARGDVLRGLQVAETACGITTQLPGEVLEVARDTETRSYREPLGVVAAICPFNFPAMIPLWCIPIAVVTGNMMVLKPSERDPGAALILAELARAAGFPKGVLNIIHGSVDTVNFILDEPAIRAISFVGSNRAGEYIYSRGSANGKRVQTNLGAKIHAVLLPDADKNAALDAIVGAAFGAAGQRCMALSVLVVVGDDADYIPALIEKARGLVVSAGFEKNVDVGPVISPERKAKIESLIASGGREGATIALDGRGYKSENYPNGNFVAPTILTNVTTNMECYREEIFGPVLVCLSVKTLEEAIQLVNANEYGNGVSVFTKSGVSAACFQKNIEAGQVGINVPIPVPLPMFSFTGNKKSVAGGGANTFYGKPGLAFYTQQKTVTSLWRRENTDTDKQVAMPSHL
- a CDS encoding nitronate monooxygenase (COG:S;~EggNog:ENOG410PMC0;~InterPro:IPR013785,IPR004136;~go_function: GO:0003824 - catalytic activity [Evidence IEA];~go_function: GO:0018580 - nitronate monooxygenase activity [Evidence IEA];~go_process: GO:0055114 - oxidation-reduction process [Evidence IEA]); translation: MSPLDSLPTKIAADYPWVASPLIVSAPMAKVAMPKLAVAVSKAGGLGFIAAGYHSDHLEDLLEEADDLHQDGQADTPAEIEAGVPKFLPVGVGFITWSASLEKALPSFSRYCPAAIWLFAPPNGFQDLIPWTTKIREVTALRTKIWVQVGSVADAVAVVNAIDPDVIVVQGLDAGGHSLARGASIVSLVPEINDKLQQLRPYPQKRAHVMAAGGIADSRGVVAAMALGAEGCVLGTRFLASPESMVAHGYQKAILDASDGGISTVRTTIYDKVRDIHGWPEGYDGRGLINCTYLDDLGGLSEVKNRELYREELNRGYGGYGPKGRLTTYAGTGVGLIREIMPAGDIVKSMREGARKILNWQHKPKL